A DNA window from Legionella sp. MW5194 contains the following coding sequences:
- a CDS encoding DotI/IcmL/TraM family protein yields MKSSLLRNFFLLFLFSLPVFSYADAQDDEVAAWAQTTLLNTLTVNYDSYEEDIASNRINYTQNARDALRGFLGNYLSVIEENQLSLHPQALGNAQIINEGYFSGIHFWRINQAIAIPELSIQIAFSIVVVKVNGDPPYLVQSVSMIKQPYP; encoded by the coding sequence GTGAAGAGTAGCCTATTGCGCAATTTTTTTCTACTATTCCTTTTTTCTCTGCCCGTTTTTTCTTATGCTGATGCCCAGGATGATGAGGTTGCCGCCTGGGCTCAGACCACGTTATTGAACACATTAACGGTTAATTACGACAGTTACGAAGAGGACATTGCTAGCAACCGCATCAATTACACTCAAAATGCCAGGGACGCGCTGCGCGGCTTTCTTGGCAATTACCTTTCCGTTATCGAAGAAAACCAGCTCTCTCTGCATCCACAGGCTTTGGGTAACGCACAAATTATCAATGAAGGTTATTTTTCCGGCATTCATTTCTGGCGGATTAATCAGGCCATTGCCATACCCGAATTAAGCATCCAGATTGCCTTTTCCATTGTGGTGGTTAAAGTCAATGGCGACCCTCCCTACCTGGTGCAAAGCGTCAGCATGATTAAGCAGCCTTATCCTTAA
- a CDS encoding BON domain-containing protein, whose translation MRALIHLIASTLLLLSVNFAHAETNLKEIEQTLSDSVITAKITAKFTKNRDLNPLKISVSTRDGIVTLNGHVNDREAFVNALRLTKNTKGVKSVEIENLIIQPVNTSFTDAYITAKVEAAILKAKVFDDETIPLVGINATTSNGAVTLSGRVKTNKSIIAIVKRVNAVKGVKKIISNLEVNRES comes from the coding sequence ATGCGCGCACTCATCCATTTAATTGCAAGCACCCTGCTGCTGTTGTCCGTGAATTTCGCTCATGCGGAAACGAACCTGAAAGAGATTGAACAGACGTTAAGCGACTCCGTCATTACTGCCAAAATTACCGCGAAATTCACCAAAAACCGTGATCTCAATCCGCTGAAAATCTCGGTAAGTACCCGCGATGGCATTGTCACCTTAAACGGCCACGTGAATGATCGGGAAGCCTTTGTTAACGCCCTTCGCCTTACCAAAAACACCAAGGGTGTCAAGTCCGTTGAAATTGAAAATTTAATCATTCAGCCGGTCAACACCTCGTTTACCGATGCCTACATCACTGCCAAAGTGGAAGCCGCCATACTGAAGGCAAAGGTGTTCGATGACGAAACCATTCCCCTGGTAGGGATTAACGCCACGACCAGCAATGGCGCTGTGACCCTGTCTGGCCGCGTTAAAACCAATAAATCAATCATCGCCATTGTGAAACGGGTGAATGCAGTCAAAGGCGTAAAAAAGATTATCTCCAATCTGGAAGTCAACCGGGAAAGCTAG
- a CDS encoding PaaI family thioesterase, whose amino-acid sequence MKPITRFRIFLWQFSHFKVPLIGYLKPKLLSIDDAQVVVKLPLTRRSKNHLNSMYFGALSVGADLAGGLHGFYYAEKSGVKISLVFKSFQAQFIKRPEADVYFVCNQGEVVRQMIDESRQSGERINKPLTIEAFIHYDREPEEVARFILELSLKVVG is encoded by the coding sequence ATGAAACCAATAACCCGCTTTCGTATTTTTCTTTGGCAATTCAGTCATTTCAAGGTACCGTTAATCGGTTATCTGAAGCCTAAACTTTTATCCATCGATGATGCGCAGGTGGTAGTCAAACTTCCCTTAACCCGACGCAGCAAAAACCACTTGAATTCCATGTATTTTGGCGCACTGTCCGTTGGGGCTGACCTGGCTGGAGGTCTGCATGGTTTTTATTATGCTGAAAAAAGCGGGGTTAAAATCTCCCTGGTTTTTAAATCCTTTCAGGCGCAATTCATCAAGCGCCCTGAAGCTGATGTTTATTTTGTCTGCAACCAGGGCGAGGTGGTCAGGCAAATGATTGATGAATCCCGGCAGAGCGGTGAGCGCATCAATAAGCCGCTTACCATTGAAGCGTTTATCCATTATGACAGGGAACCAGAAGAGGTTGCACGGTTTATCCTTGAACTGTCACTTAAAGTAGTTGGTTGA
- a CDS encoding glycosyltransferase family 87 protein: protein MVGKRHRLWFILVTGVTLVYGLVFAMQFNKCLRLDISAFYTTAQALSQGLDPYQNFVPDYLPHAKKLPANLNPPIFLLLFRPLSQLPYEYAVPVWSLFIFALGIWGAWLTFRLAFPKPFIKRHGILLLAVYLLLFNTLMDTVIVQMGSVIFFMVMAGYFAYTRGHDRLAGCLWGSITAIKLFPGLLFVFAFRQRRYTVCLAMALSFIVLWLIPLFTHGAILYEQYFTMMKRVLWYGDSWNASIHGYLYRLLIDNVHPDPGILVLTRSLYLVFFTLIFYWYCKAIKPGNHSANPHYAFCLTLLLMLLLSPFGWLYYFSLLLFPLVLSWQTLVTCRDIPPHLTALWFLAFFLVNVPLDYVMFTKMPDLISRMTLYSLFFYGLVLLIYVVTRLLGRTYPKTAWSLHKNRELAVPLFLILALGAVIPVFFYGLSLLKRLS from the coding sequence ATGGTCGGTAAAAGACATCGCCTGTGGTTCATTCTGGTTACCGGAGTCACGCTTGTTTATGGACTTGTCTTTGCCATGCAGTTTAATAAATGCCTACGCCTTGATATCTCCGCATTTTATACAACCGCGCAGGCGCTGTCCCAAGGGCTTGACCCTTACCAGAATTTTGTTCCGGATTATTTACCTCATGCCAAAAAGCTGCCGGCCAATCTTAACCCACCCATTTTTTTACTTCTCTTCAGACCCCTTTCCCAACTCCCTTATGAGTACGCAGTCCCTGTCTGGTCCTTGTTTATTTTTGCATTGGGCATTTGGGGGGCGTGGCTTACGTTCAGGCTAGCCTTCCCCAAGCCCTTTATCAAAAGGCATGGGATCCTGTTGCTGGCTGTTTACCTGTTGTTGTTCAACACCCTCATGGATACCGTCATTGTCCAGATGGGGTCTGTGATCTTTTTCATGGTAATGGCAGGCTATTTCGCCTACACCCGCGGCCATGATCGCCTTGCCGGTTGTTTGTGGGGAAGCATTACCGCCATTAAACTCTTCCCAGGGTTGTTGTTTGTTTTTGCGTTCAGGCAACGACGATACACCGTCTGTCTGGCCATGGCCTTAAGTTTTATCGTTCTTTGGCTCATCCCCCTGTTCACCCACGGCGCCATTCTTTATGAGCAATACTTCACCATGATGAAGCGGGTATTATGGTATGGCGACAGTTGGAATGCATCCATCCATGGCTACCTGTACCGGCTATTGATTGACAATGTTCACCCTGACCCCGGGATTTTAGTTCTTACCAGGAGCCTGTACCTGGTGTTTTTTACCCTGATTTTTTACTGGTACTGCAAAGCCATCAAACCCGGGAATCATTCAGCCAATCCGCACTATGCGTTTTGTTTAACCCTGCTGCTCATGCTGCTGTTAAGCCCTTTTGGCTGGCTGTATTATTTTTCCCTGCTGCTGTTTCCCTTAGTCTTAAGCTGGCAGACACTGGTCACCTGCAGGGATATCCCGCCGCATTTAACGGCCCTCTGGTTTTTGGCCTTTTTTTTAGTGAACGTGCCACTGGATTATGTCATGTTTACCAAAATGCCTGATTTAATAAGCCGGATGACGTTGTACTCGCTCTTTTTTTATGGCCTGGTCTTGTTGATTTATGTAGTGACACGCCTTTTAGGCCGAACCTACCCCAAGACAGCATGGAGTCTGCATAAAAACCGCGAACTGGCTGTGCCGCTTTTTTTAATCCTTGCTCTGGGTGCAGTTATTCCTGTGTTTTTTTATGGTTTAAGCCTGCTGAAGCGCCTTAGCTAG
- a CDS encoding diguanylate cyclase domain-containing protein codes for MTANGLRSKRYYFCYALAAAAYLIAVVIMVGWITRAPQFATFGAGSLVMRFNTALCIVLTSSAVFALALKKRLAMLLSLLSGLIGLFTLLEYASGWDLGLDYWFLIPQTAVDKGYPIRMGPNTAFCIVLLNAAILLYCLFKKTGTKLLQLVLVALVLCLSLAALFGYLLDIQLIYNWAGYPGMGAQSAFCFMLLSLSLAILFYYRHFKFYSKHGMVQTMTILVTGFLFFILLWQNFLDDAAEQLRRKIAADTRLIAKEIEVSLHDSFWATRRFFSRLNHHAFNDEAISEDAGNYLKDMPTLAAIVWGKETLYQHGSMDDLSKPHLLRLISLCQQGLKTQGMSITVVEHAASGAVPYLCFAHNQGRPGWMLYNLQRIVSGAVKRADSELTGVEIHYGPTVLFTQINEGSPAFINRWAYTELLQLDFLTEPLVFKLWPSPRYVAENRPWLPIITIFLGLALTTLLALVNLLRNKVATDNTQLKTSITDKSRRLLEVESRYQRIYDNSPDLYLFVDRTCRIMECNQTFMRTLGVVRKKSLLGQSVFEVLNIKNTMLEKNIMNRIAATGVINNLELDLVNQFDSTSRMMLKVSPFIGADNQTIGYLFSFRDISNIKALQEELASKKYSENLFQENKTIYDLILDETTDGWWDINLETKECILSSKLLRSLGYERDHYTPTLDFFRDNAFPDDFKLLESNLKKHIVSKGKYPLHQEVRYRHRNGKPVWILCRGQGIVDPDGRIRRVVGTHIDITTLKFTQEKLSLKNLELDLIYKTTRMILVTDTIQDAFKFCAATISQAIRFAVGLVYYVNNDTPYVESVWHQPMKGEAACSASLKSLEFSKKEGIVGQVFQERKALWLSSATANPFSLEQAHCSHFKFSGALAFPIIVANEIYAVFEFLSDENHTAPIEDLDMIDLLASQMSLAVERKMAYSQLQHLALHDELTKLPNRRACMEMLELAISRATRNKSEVGLMFLDLDDFKEVNDTHGHHLGDQLLVEVSQCFKQSIRAHDYLARLAGDEFLLIVTDFSSYSALSLLAKRLIESIPHPLVIDGIEVNVSVSIGIAVYPFAAKTAEALLQKADAALYKVKSEGKNSFYFSNPG; via the coding sequence TTGACGGCGAATGGATTAAGGTCAAAGCGATATTATTTTTGCTACGCGCTGGCAGCGGCGGCGTATTTGATCGCGGTTGTGATCATGGTTGGCTGGATAACACGTGCACCGCAATTTGCGACGTTTGGCGCAGGCTCTCTGGTTATGCGCTTTAATACCGCGCTTTGCATTGTCCTCACGTCTTCCGCTGTTTTTGCACTGGCGCTTAAAAAGCGACTGGCGATGCTTTTAAGTCTGTTGTCGGGTCTTATCGGTCTTTTTACCCTGTTAGAGTACGCAAGCGGTTGGGATCTGGGTCTTGACTATTGGTTTCTCATCCCGCAAACCGCCGTTGACAAGGGGTATCCCATTCGTATGGGACCTAATACCGCCTTTTGCATTGTGCTGTTGAACGCGGCTATTCTTTTGTATTGTTTATTTAAAAAAACAGGGACCAAACTGTTGCAACTGGTGCTTGTTGCCCTGGTGCTGTGTCTCAGTCTGGCCGCGCTGTTTGGTTATCTGCTGGATATCCAGCTCATTTACAACTGGGCAGGCTACCCCGGAATGGGAGCTCAGTCTGCTTTTTGTTTTATGCTGCTCAGCCTGTCTCTCGCTATCCTCTTTTATTACCGCCACTTTAAATTTTATTCAAAACACGGCATGGTTCAGACCATGACTATTCTGGTGACCGGGTTTCTGTTTTTTATTTTACTCTGGCAGAATTTTTTAGACGATGCGGCAGAACAATTACGGCGAAAAATTGCAGCCGATACGCGGCTGATTGCCAAGGAAATTGAAGTCAGTCTGCATGACAGCTTTTGGGCTACCCGACGCTTTTTTTCCCGTTTGAACCATCATGCGTTCAACGATGAAGCCATCAGCGAGGATGCGGGAAATTATTTAAAAGACATGCCTACGCTCGCAGCCATTGTCTGGGGTAAGGAAACCCTGTATCAGCACGGGTCAATGGATGACTTGTCAAAACCGCATTTACTGCGTTTAATCAGTCTTTGTCAGCAAGGATTAAAAACACAGGGTATGAGCATCACGGTCGTTGAGCATGCAGCGAGCGGCGCTGTTCCCTATTTATGCTTTGCGCACAATCAAGGCCGTCCGGGTTGGATGTTGTACAATCTGCAGCGCATTGTGTCGGGGGCGGTGAAACGGGCTGATTCCGAATTAACCGGTGTGGAGATTCATTATGGCCCCACCGTTCTCTTCACTCAGATCAATGAGGGAAGTCCGGCTTTTATCAATCGTTGGGCCTATACCGAGCTTCTGCAGTTGGATTTTCTGACGGAACCGCTGGTTTTTAAACTCTGGCCTTCGCCCCGTTACGTGGCAGAAAACAGGCCCTGGTTGCCGATTATTACCATTTTTCTTGGGTTAGCCCTCACCACGTTGCTGGCTTTGGTTAATTTATTGCGCAATAAAGTGGCCACGGACAACACGCAGTTAAAAACGTCGATTACGGACAAAAGCCGTCGTCTGCTGGAAGTGGAGTCAAGATATCAACGGATTTATGACAATTCGCCTGATCTCTACCTCTTTGTGGATCGCACCTGCCGGATAATGGAATGCAATCAGACGTTCATGCGCACTCTGGGTGTTGTCCGTAAAAAAAGTCTGTTAGGGCAATCCGTTTTTGAGGTGCTGAACATCAAAAACACCATGCTTGAAAAAAACATCATGAATCGGATTGCTGCCACCGGAGTGATTAATAACCTTGAACTCGATTTGGTCAATCAATTTGATTCCACCAGCCGGATGATGCTTAAAGTCAGTCCATTCATTGGCGCGGACAATCAGACCATCGGTTATCTGTTCAGTTTTCGTGATATCTCCAACATCAAAGCTTTACAGGAAGAGCTGGCCTCAAAAAAATACAGTGAGAATCTATTTCAGGAAAACAAGACCATTTATGATCTTATCCTTGATGAAACCACAGATGGCTGGTGGGATATTAATCTTGAGACCAAAGAGTGTATTTTATCCAGTAAATTATTGCGTTCCTTAGGCTATGAACGGGACCACTATACGCCGACCCTGGATTTTTTCCGCGACAACGCCTTTCCTGACGACTTTAAATTGCTTGAGAGTAATCTTAAAAAACACATCGTGTCCAAAGGTAAATACCCCCTTCATCAGGAAGTGCGTTATCGCCATCGTAACGGCAAACCGGTGTGGATTCTTTGCCGCGGACAGGGCATTGTCGATCCGGACGGTCGAATACGCCGCGTGGTCGGTACCCACATTGATATTACGACATTGAAATTTACCCAGGAAAAATTATCACTTAAAAACCTTGAGCTTGACCTCATTTACAAAACGACCCGCATGATTCTGGTAACCGACACTATACAGGATGCTTTTAAATTCTGTGCCGCAACAATCAGTCAGGCGATCCGGTTTGCGGTAGGCCTGGTGTATTATGTCAATAATGACACCCCGTATGTCGAGTCGGTCTGGCACCAACCGATGAAAGGAGAAGCAGCCTGCAGCGCCTCACTGAAAAGCCTTGAGTTTAGTAAAAAGGAAGGCATTGTGGGTCAGGTTTTTCAGGAGCGAAAAGCACTATGGCTGTCCTCTGCCACCGCCAATCCCTTTTCGCTGGAACAGGCGCACTGCTCCCATTTTAAATTCAGCGGGGCTTTGGCCTTTCCCATTATCGTAGCGAATGAGATTTATGCGGTGTTTGAATTTTTAAGTGACGAAAACCATACCGCACCCATTGAAGATTTGGACATGATTGACCTGTTGGCCTCACAGATGAGTCTTGCGGTAGAACGCAAAATGGCGTATTCCCAGCTTCAGCATCTCGCCCTGCATGATGAACTGACCAAATTGCCTAATCGCCGAGCCTGCATGGAGATGCTTGAGCTGGCCATCAGCCGTGCCACGCGCAACAAAAGCGAAGTTGGCCTGATGTTTCTTGATCTTGACGATTTTAAAGAGGTGAACGACACCCACGGTCATCATTTAGGCGATCAATTGCTGGTGGAGGTCAGTCAATGCTTTAAACAATCGATTCGCGCCCACGATTATTTGGCACGCTTGGCGGGGGATGAGTTTTTGCTGATTGTGACCGATTTCAGCTCCTATTCCGCTCTCTCGTTGCTGGCGAAGCGGTTGATAGAATCCATTCCTCACCCCCTGGTGATTGACGGTATCGAGGTGAATGTGTCAGTGAGTATTGGCATTGCCGTGTATCCTTTTGCCGCCAAAACGGCCGAAGCCTTACTGCAGAAGGCCGATGCCGCGTTGTACAAAGTTAAAAGCGAGGGTAAAAACAGTTTTTATTTCAGTAACCCGGGCTAG
- a CDS encoding C39 family peptidase: MIDLCINTQPDDESCGPTSLQAIYRYYGLDIPLDQVIKDVERSHSGGTLAPMLGKHALMHGFDTIIYINNLNIFDPTWFEQGEAKTTLLLQKLNTQMRYKRTAGVLQASKAYMEYVSLGGILRFRTLSVQLLKDYFKQGIPILTGLSATYLYRSARERYTSKGEAYYDDIRGTPCGHFVVLCGYDAKKRLIVVADPHRENPLSHDNYYKVSSHRLINAIMLGVLTYDANLLIIQPKSTQCKL, encoded by the coding sequence ATGATTGATCTCTGTATCAACACACAACCTGATGATGAGAGCTGCGGCCCCACCAGTCTGCAGGCTATCTATCGCTATTATGGACTGGATATCCCGCTTGACCAGGTGATTAAGGACGTGGAGCGCTCGCATTCCGGCGGAACACTTGCCCCCATGCTCGGTAAACACGCGCTCATGCATGGGTTTGATACCATCATTTACATTAACAACCTCAATATTTTTGACCCCACCTGGTTTGAACAGGGTGAAGCAAAGACCACTCTCCTGCTGCAGAAATTAAATACCCAAATGCGTTATAAACGCACGGCAGGAGTCCTTCAGGCAAGTAAAGCTTACATGGAATACGTGTCATTGGGCGGCATTTTGCGTTTCCGCACCCTGAGTGTTCAGCTGCTGAAGGATTACTTTAAGCAGGGCATCCCCATTTTGACAGGCTTAAGCGCCACGTATTTATACCGCAGCGCCAGAGAACGCTATACTAGTAAAGGTGAAGCTTATTACGATGATATTCGTGGGACACCCTGCGGGCATTTTGTTGTGCTTTGTGGTTATGATGCTAAAAAAAGGCTTATCGTAGTCGCCGATCCGCACCGTGAAAACCCGCTCTCACATGACAATTATTACAAAGTGAGCAGTCATCGTTTAATTAACGCCATCATGCTTGGTGTACTGACCTATGATGCCAATTTACTTATCATTCAACCAAAGAGCACCCAATGCAAACTATAA
- a CDS encoding RimK family protein, producing the protein MQTIIVTDDPDSWQFLSPLAANVHASEYLSSENFLQNNSLRVINLCQSYQHQTIGYYVSLLAHARDHKAIPSVHSIQDVMNTSLSKLISQEVDEEIQHSLQDIKGTEFVFSLYFGQNMAKCHADLARKLHGLFPLPLIRFTLEKRKQWRIKNLQPLSLSGVPAHHREFMRQAAESYLSKKRFHQWRKKQRYHDLAILVDPTEPNAPSNKKALDFFANTGEDMGLNVDFIEKSDSKSIAEYDALFIRATTSVNHYTYRMARRAAQENIVVIDDPQSIIKCSNKVYLAELMRSHQILTPETTFISKYDKELPPIEFPCVLKRPDSAFSHGVIKLDDFKSLQKSLNQFFKSSDLVLIQRFIPTEFDWRIGVLDNKPIFACRYFMARDHWQIYNWDALSDKSQGNIDVQGNFAIQGNHETVPITDVPDGVIKTALKTTRLIGDGLYGVDIKSQGDKHYVIEVNDNPNIDFGIEDQILGENLYQQIMTVFLQRIRRKHGYG; encoded by the coding sequence ATGCAAACTATAATCGTTACGGATGACCCTGACAGTTGGCAATTTTTAAGCCCCTTAGCCGCCAACGTTCACGCGTCGGAATACCTTTCCAGCGAAAATTTCCTGCAAAACAATTCCCTGCGCGTCATTAACCTCTGCCAATCCTATCAGCATCAAACCATTGGCTATTATGTTTCGCTTCTGGCGCATGCACGGGATCACAAAGCCATTCCATCGGTACACAGCATCCAGGATGTCATGAACACCAGTTTGTCAAAGCTGATTTCTCAGGAAGTGGATGAAGAAATACAGCACAGTCTGCAGGACATCAAAGGCACCGAATTTGTTTTTAGTCTGTATTTCGGTCAGAACATGGCGAAATGCCATGCCGATCTGGCCAGAAAACTGCATGGGTTATTCCCGTTGCCGCTTATCCGCTTCACCCTGGAAAAGCGCAAGCAATGGCGGATTAAAAACCTTCAACCTTTGTCATTAAGCGGGGTTCCGGCACACCACCGCGAGTTCATGCGCCAGGCAGCGGAAAGCTACCTGTCGAAAAAACGGTTTCATCAGTGGCGTAAAAAACAACGTTACCATGATTTGGCTATTTTGGTTGATCCCACCGAACCCAATGCCCCATCCAACAAAAAAGCATTGGATTTTTTTGCCAACACCGGCGAAGACATGGGACTTAATGTTGATTTTATTGAGAAAAGCGACAGCAAATCCATTGCCGAATACGATGCGCTGTTCATACGTGCCACCACCTCCGTCAATCACTACACTTACCGTATGGCACGTCGGGCAGCACAGGAAAATATCGTAGTCATTGATGATCCGCAATCCATTATTAAATGCAGCAATAAAGTCTATCTTGCTGAATTAATGCGCAGTCATCAGATCCTGACACCGGAAACCACCTTCATCAGCAAATACGACAAGGAGCTGCCGCCGATTGAATTCCCCTGCGTATTAAAACGCCCGGACAGTGCCTTCTCTCACGGAGTCATCAAACTCGATGACTTTAAGTCCTTGCAAAAATCGCTGAATCAATTTTTCAAAAGCTCGGATCTGGTACTGATTCAACGGTTTATTCCCACTGAATTCGACTGGCGTATCGGCGTACTCGATAACAAACCGATTTTCGCCTGCCGTTATTTCATGGCCAGGGATCACTGGCAAATCTATAACTGGGATGCCCTGAGCGATAAATCGCAAGGCAATATCGATGTTCAGGGCAATTTTGCCATCCAGGGCAATCATGAAACGGTTCCCATTACCGATGTCCCGGACGGGGTCATCAAAACAGCCCTGAAAACCACCCGGCTTATTGGCGATGGGTTGTATGGAGTTGACATTAAAAGTCAGGGTGACAAGCATTATGTGATTGAAGTCAATGACAACCCCAACATTGATTTTGGTATTGAGGATCAGATTCTCGGTGAAAACCTCTATCAACAAATCATGACCGTCTTTTTACAACGCATTCGCAGGAAGCATGGCTATGGGTAA
- a CDS encoding glutamate-cysteine ligase family protein, producing the protein MGNYSLFSVIGLEIEYMLVDKTTLNVRPQSDTILQALGGGELANEVALGDIAASNELVMHVLELKNNGPAPVSPAIVTQFRDAIQRLQPLLEEQQLMLLPTGAHPWMDPAVETQRWPHGNRQIYQQYDQIFNCHGHGWANLQSMHVNLPFANDDEFNLLHNSIRLVLPLLPSLAASTPFLDGKRTGMQDSRLYFYDKNQQRIPEITGLVVPEFVQSEAQYHRDILTPMYEAIRPYDPKGILQHEWLNSRGAIAKFDYGAIEIRLIDSQECVQADYAIASAIVAILKHWVNHSHYFLDNPCGTGILAALYQQSLHDGLDTPIESRELSRQWQLSRGVRTCRDVWAVLIEQVSAELDYSCQSALETILSQGNLSQRMVRACGNDISHHTLKRLYRQLGDCLLTNQQLHAL; encoded by the coding sequence ATGGGTAATTACTCGCTTTTCTCTGTTATCGGACTCGAAATTGAATACATGCTGGTTGATAAAACCACATTAAACGTGCGTCCGCAAAGCGATACTATCCTGCAAGCCTTAGGCGGCGGTGAACTCGCCAACGAAGTGGCGCTGGGGGACATTGCCGCCAGCAATGAGCTGGTGATGCATGTGCTTGAATTAAAAAACAACGGACCAGCGCCTGTCTCACCGGCCATTGTCACGCAGTTTAGGGATGCGATTCAACGCTTGCAGCCACTTCTTGAGGAACAGCAACTCATGCTGCTGCCCACTGGCGCGCACCCCTGGATGGATCCTGCCGTGGAGACCCAACGCTGGCCACACGGCAATCGCCAAATCTATCAGCAATACGATCAGATTTTTAACTGCCATGGTCATGGCTGGGCGAATCTGCAAAGCATGCATGTCAATCTGCCTTTTGCCAATGACGATGAATTCAACCTGCTGCACAACAGCATCCGCCTGGTATTGCCTCTGCTGCCGTCCTTAGCCGCCAGCACCCCTTTCCTGGATGGCAAACGCACCGGCATGCAGGACAGCCGCCTTTATTTTTACGATAAAAACCAGCAACGGATCCCTGAAATTACCGGACTTGTGGTGCCTGAATTTGTCCAATCCGAAGCACAGTACCACCGTGACATTCTAACGCCGATGTATGAGGCTATACGGCCCTATGATCCTAAAGGCATTCTCCAACACGAATGGCTGAACTCCCGCGGTGCCATTGCCAAATTTGACTATGGGGCCATCGAAATTCGCCTGATTGATTCCCAGGAATGCGTGCAAGCGGATTATGCGATTGCCAGTGCCATTGTCGCTATCCTGAAACACTGGGTAAACCATTCTCATTACTTTCTGGATAATCCCTGCGGCACGGGGATTCTGGCGGCACTTTATCAGCAAAGCCTGCATGACGGCCTGGATACGCCGATAGAAAGTCGCGAATTAAGCCGACAATGGCAATTATCGCGAGGCGTTAGAACCTGCCGCGATGTCTGGGCAGTATTGATTGAACAGGTCAGTGCCGAGCTGGATTACTCGTGCCAGTCGGCTTTGGAAACGATACTAAGCCAGGGAAATCTCAGCCAGCGGATGGTACGCGCCTGCGGCAATGACATCAGCCATCACACCTTAAAGCGCTTATACCGCCAGCTAGGAGATTGTTTATTAACTAACCAACAACTGCACGCACTATGA
- a CDS encoding N-formylglutamate amidohydrolase: MKPIAVVLSCEHAVNHVPEEYRPHFMAHEHLLNSHRGIDFGAEAIASYLRDALACELVSAKATRLLIDCNRSLHHRHCFSEITYPLPTHEKETIRQRYYLPFRQDVEARIHSHLQAGKQVWHLSVHSFTPILHEITRNTEIGLLYDPKRQRERNLARHWQQQIKHLDQGLRVRLNYPYRGVSDGFAASLRKKYSAEDYLGLEIESNQALVHENHAIAHLACVLTTSLRILLDNWQSISHQTLPQTSQGG; encoded by the coding sequence ATGAAACCAATCGCCGTGGTTTTAAGTTGTGAACATGCCGTTAACCATGTCCCTGAAGAGTACAGGCCCCATTTTATGGCGCACGAGCATTTGCTCAACTCACACCGGGGCATCGATTTTGGTGCGGAAGCCATCGCCAGCTACCTGCGCGACGCGCTGGCCTGCGAGCTCGTCTCAGCCAAAGCCACACGGCTGTTGATCGATTGTAACCGCAGCCTGCACCATCGTCATTGCTTTTCTGAAATCACCTACCCTTTGCCAACCCATGAAAAGGAAACGATACGGCAACGATACTACCTGCCTTTTCGCCAGGACGTGGAAGCGCGGATTCATAGCCATTTGCAAGCGGGCAAACAGGTGTGGCATTTGTCGGTCCACAGTTTTACACCCATTCTTCATGAAATAACCCGCAACACTGAAATTGGACTATTGTATGATCCCAAACGGCAGCGGGAGAGGAATCTGGCAAGGCATTGGCAGCAACAGATTAAACACCTCGACCAGGGTCTTCGGGTCCGCCTGAATTACCCTTACCGCGGTGTCAGCGACGGTTTTGCCGCGTCCCTGCGTAAGAAATACTCGGCTGAAGATTACCTCGGTCTTGAAATCGAAAGCAACCAGGCCCTCGTGCATGAAAACCATGCCATTGCCCATCTGGCCTGTGTGTTGACAACCAGCCTGAGAATCCTGCTCGACAATTGGCAATCCATCAGTCATCAAACACTACCGCAAACTAGTCAGGGCGGTTGA